The nucleotide window GCCTTGTCCAGGCGGGTGAGGTGGATGAACAGCGTGGAACCGAAGGCGGCTTCGAGGCGCGCAAGATCGCCGTGTCGATCCGGGCGGAGGATCGCGAGCTTTTCGCGGAAAAAGCCGAAGCTGTGCCGCTGCAGGCGCAGACCGAAGATGCCGGTTCCGCCGCGCCCACGCTCGAGAGCAGAGGCGAAGATCTGGGCAAGGGCCTGTCGTTCATCACGCTCCGCGTCGCTCGCAAGTCCGAAGCGCTCGCGCCAATCGTCCAGCGACGGCTCATGGAACAGGGATGCCGGCCTGCCGGCGACGCCGGTCGCGGCCAGAAGCCGGCACAGCAGCGTGCTGCCGCTGCGTGGGGAGGTGCAAATCACATAGGACTGGAAAGGCGGCATTGGGCGAAAGGCGGGTCGGATGCGGGAGGAGAACCCTTGCCGCCTTTCGTGACTGCAATGTGACGCGTCTTGCTGGGGAACCCGTTATCTGCGGAAGGTGAGGTCGACGGTGCCGACGGTGATGCCGTATTTGCGCACGTCGGCGGTGTTGCGCACGGTGCGTGCGTCGACCCGTGTGAGCGTGTCGAAGAAGCGCACGGCCACCGGGCCATCGCCCGT belongs to Stappia indica and includes:
- a CDS encoding Stf0 family sulfotransferase; the protein is MPPFQSYVICTSPRSGSTLLCRLLAATGVAGRPASLFHEPSLDDWRERFGLASDAERDERQALAQIFASALERGRGGTGIFGLRLQRHSFGFFREKLAILRPDRHGDLARLEAAFGSTLFIHLTRLDKAAQAVSYVKAQQSGLWHRASDGTELERLSPPREPVYDAALLRSTHDTMTTADREWEAWFAEQGIAPMHLTYETLSADPSAALRRVLEALGLDPAPAANAVPDVARLADATSRDWTERLRSELGLA